One Acropora muricata isolate sample 2 unplaced genomic scaffold, ASM3666990v1 scaffold_746, whole genome shotgun sequence genomic window carries:
- the LOC136907339 gene encoding uncharacterized protein has protein sequence MTLWFWLSANFLISRIIHIETTNEACHGDYSVSGMFLKGHTFKTITVDSPTRCQMLCSQDIKCQSYNFIIGQHMCELNNRTKEARPEDFVDDPWRFYMKGGFSRAPLGSIEELPGKTCAEIKASEGQAINGTHWIYADEGLEQAIQATCEDQWQKINKNPVCFGARNDSYGELTATKAGVVKAMKLVHRYGSIQCHPNYPPTYWSCSNTDAYANNTFMTIITNASRKALLPSVESLHGKNGCNNGEYFYTLDEVDQGSRELILDNLSRPLNLLKNQQLQIWYGQDWVGCSENNNNGTSCVDIFAWYV, from the exons ATGACGTTGTGGTTTTGGTTATCAGCCAATTTTCTGATCTCAAGGATTATCCATATTGAAACAACCAACGAAGCTTGTCACGGAGATTACTCTGTTAGTGGCATGTTCCTCAAGGGACACACTTTTAAAACGATCACCGTTGATTCTCCAACAAGATGTCAAATGTTATGCAGCCAGGATATCAAATGCCAAAGCTACAATTTCATCATTGGCCAACATATGTGCGAGCTGAACAACAGGACTAAAGAAGCCAGGCCTGAAGACTTCGTAGACGATCCATGGAGATTCTATATGAAGGGCGGATTCAGTAGAG cGCCATTGGGTTCAATTGAAGAACTCCCTGGTAAAACGTGCGCCGAAATCAAGGCAAGTGAAGGGCAGGCAATAAACGGTACACACTGGATATATGCCGATGAAGGTCTTGAACAGGCGATTCAGGCAACCTGTGAAG ACCAGTggcaaaaaatcaacaaaaatccAGTTTGCTTTGGAGCTCGAAATGATTCATATGGTGAATTAACTGCGACCAAAGCTGGAGTTGTAAAAGCCATGAAGCTCGTTCACAGATATGGATCCATCCAATGTCACCCCAATTACCCACCTACATACTGGAGCTGCAGCAATACAGATGCATATGCAAACAACACGTTTATGACCATCATCACAAATGCCAGTAGAAAAGCTCTTCTGCCATCAGTAGAAAGTTTGCATGGAAAGAATGGATGCAATAATGGAGAGTACTTCTACACTCTTGACGAAGTTGATCAAGGATCACGAGAACTGATTCTTGACAATCTTTCCAGGCCATTGAATTTGCTGAAGAACCAACAGCTGCAGATATGGTATGGCCAGGACTGGGTGGGTTGTTCTGAGAATAATAACAATGGTACTTCGTGCGTCGACATATTTGCTTGGTACGTGTGA